One Deltaproteobacteria bacterium CG11_big_fil_rev_8_21_14_0_20_49_13 genomic window carries:
- a CDS encoding DNA polymerase III subunit gamma/tau (catalyzes the DNA-template-directed extension of the 3'-end of a DNA strand; the tau chain serves as a scaffold to help in the dimerizaton of the alpha,epsilon and theta core complex; the gamma chain seems to interact with the delta and delta' subunits to transfer the beta subunit on the DNA) — translation MKHDKDHASCFLLPVSLLMSYQVLARKYRPQRFEDIIGQDHITRTLQNAISEGRVHHAYLFTGIRGIGKTTLARIFSKMLNCKEPSKEGSPEPCNKCPSCVEITNGSSIDVQEIDGASNNGVENVRDIRERVKFLPATGKYKIYIIDEVHMLSGPAFNALLKTLEEPPAHVIFIFATTESHKIPATILSRCQRHDFRRIPLLKIVETLKGIAKEEKVEAENDCLEIIATEAEGSMRDAESLFDQAIAFAGKKLAYDHLKELLGFLDRKQLNAVTRSIISRDADGALAVANELFASGENLNRFVQELLERFHDLLVIKTCKELPLGSKILDSDLLKELASKITVEECQQWFNMIYRGSEDVARTKFPKMVMDVLIVGLCQIRPVRSVDELIEKVEQLKSGAVPQSAKVQTSPTTDSRPPVTDNRSPVTDHRTATVVPQDYPSFIAWLKLNKPQVASFLEISLGGDVKESRLMVRFASRSFASDKLMEEDRKAFVEKLAGDFFKRPLKLEVAFEAGSEASAQEAKKNKHAEISQKNRGIKDEALKHDVIREAANIFGAEIKEIKIK, via the coding sequence ATGAAGCATGATAAAGATCATGCCTCTTGCTTCCTGCTTCCTGTTTCGCTGCTTATGAGCTATCAGGTACTCGCCAGAAAATACAGGCCGCAAAGGTTCGAAGATATAATCGGACAGGATCATATTACCCGTACGCTCCAGAACGCCATATCGGAAGGGCGCGTCCATCACGCCTATCTTTTCACGGGCATTCGCGGCATAGGCAAAACAACCCTCGCCCGTATATTCTCGAAGATGCTCAACTGCAAAGAACCTTCAAAAGAAGGTTCCCCTGAGCCGTGCAATAAATGTCCTTCATGTGTTGAGATAACCAACGGTTCGTCCATAGACGTTCAGGAGATAGACGGCGCCTCGAATAACGGCGTTGAGAACGTCCGCGATATACGCGAGCGGGTGAAGTTTCTCCCCGCGACCGGGAAATACAAGATCTATATAATAGATGAAGTTCACATGCTTTCCGGTCCCGCGTTCAACGCTCTCCTGAAAACTTTGGAAGAACCGCCTGCACACGTCATATTTATCTTTGCGACCACGGAATCGCACAAGATACCGGCAACGATTCTCTCAAGATGCCAGCGCCACGATTTCAGGCGCATTCCCCTTTTGAAGATAGTTGAAACTCTCAAGGGCATAGCAAAAGAAGAAAAGGTGGAGGCCGAGAACGATTGCCTTGAGATAATAGCCACAGAGGCCGAAGGTTCCATGCGCGACGCTGAATCTCTTTTCGATCAGGCGATAGCCTTTGCCGGCAAGAAGCTGGCGTACGATCATCTGAAAGAGCTTCTGGGCTTTCTTGACAGGAAACAGCTTAACGCCGTCACCAGGTCCATAATTTCCAGAGATGCCGATGGAGCCCTGGCCGTTGCCAACGAACTCTTCGCAAGCGGCGAAAATTTGAACCGCTTCGTTCAGGAGCTCCTTGAAAGATTTCACGATTTACTTGTGATAAAGACGTGCAAGGAACTTCCATTGGGCTCAAAGATACTCGATTCAGATCTTCTTAAAGAGCTTGCTTCAAAGATTACGGTCGAGGAGTGCCAGCAGTGGTTTAATATGATATATCGCGGCTCGGAAGATGTCGCGCGCACCAAGTTCCCCAAGATGGTCATGGATGTCTTGATAGTAGGCCTGTGTCAGATAAGGCCTGTTAGATCGGTCGATGAGCTCATCGAAAAAGTCGAACAACTCAAAAGTGGCGCGGTCCCACAGAGCGCTAAGGTTCAAACTTCCCCGACCACGGATAGCAGGCCTCCCGTAACCGATAATAGGTCACCGGTCACCGATCACCGGACGGCGACAGTTGTTCCTCAAGACTATCCGTCATTCATTGCGTGGCTGAAACTCAACAAGCCTCAGGTGGCATCGTTCCTTGAAATTAGCCTTGGCGGAGACGTGAAGGAATCAAGACTGATGGTAAGGTTCGCATCAAGATCGTTCGCATCAGATAAATTAATGGAAGAGGACAGAAAGGCGTTCGTTGAAAAACTGGCCGGCGATTTCTTCAAAAGGCCTTTAAAACTTGAAGTGGCATTTGAAGCAGGCTCCGAAGCCTCCGCACAGGAAGCAAAGAAGAACAAGCATGCGGAGATATCGCAAAAGAACAGAGGCATAAAGGACGAGGCTCTGAAACACGATGTCATTCGTGAGGCGGCGAACATCTTCGGCGCGGAGATCAAGGAGATCAAGATCAAGTAA
- a CDS encoding recombination protein RecR, with the protein MNPIEKLIEEFSKLPGVGQKTAARLAYHITRAPKDDAYKLSVAIVEVKDKVHNCPECFNLTENSSCPICNNPNRNKTIVCVVEEPQDALAIEKSGAFNGVYHVLHGSLSPLDGIGPDDIKTKELVERVKKGALKELIVATNPTTTGEATAFYIAKLVRPLNIKLTRIAFGIPFGGDIEYVDRSTLARSIEHRSNI; encoded by the coding sequence ATGAACCCAATAGAAAAGTTGATAGAAGAATTCTCAAAGCTCCCCGGCGTCGGTCAAAAAACAGCGGCAAGACTTGCCTATCATATTACGCGGGCACCAAAGGACGATGCGTATAAACTTTCCGTCGCCATTGTTGAGGTCAAGGACAAGGTCCACAATTGTCCTGAATGCTTCAACCTTACCGAAAATTCATCGTGCCCTATCTGCAACAACCCGAACCGGAACAAGACCATCGTTTGCGTGGTAGAAGAACCTCAGGACGCGCTCGCAATTGAAAAGAGCGGGGCATTCAACGGCGTCTATCACGTGCTTCATGGCTCTCTTTCTCCGCTCGACGGCATCGGTCCTGACGATATAAAGACAAAGGAGCTTGTTGAAAGGGTCAAAAAGGGGGCGCTGAAAGAGCTTATTGTGGCGACGAACCCCACGACAACGGGCGAAGCAACGGCCTTTTATATAGCAAAGCTTGTGAGACCCCTTAATATAAAATTGACCCGCATCGCCTTCGGCATCCCGTTCGGCGGCGACATCGAATATGTGGACAGAAGCACTCTTGCCCGTTCAATAGAACACAGGTCCAATATCTGA
- a CDS encoding phosphoribosyltransferase, whose amino-acid sequence MDPLDIFKKVKAVITDTHVVYASGKHGNAYVNKDAVYPHTKDISALCKIMAEKFKGKGVDVVAGPTVGGVILSQWVASFLSDLEGKDVLGIFAEEEVGADGEKRRFFKRGYDKLIPGKKILIVEDILATGGSVKKVVEAVKALGGDIVGCAALVNRGGVKDADVGAAITALVNISLDAYDEDRCPLCKSGAPINTEVGKGREYIVKKRHEV is encoded by the coding sequence ATGGATCCATTAGATATCTTCAAGAAAGTCAAAGCAGTAATAACCGACACACACGTTGTCTATGCCTCCGGCAAACATGGCAACGCCTACGTCAATAAAGACGCGGTCTATCCGCACACAAAAGACATTTCGGCGCTCTGCAAGATAATGGCCGAAAAGTTCAAAGGGAAGGGCGTTGATGTCGTGGCGGGCCCGACGGTCGGCGGCGTTATTTTGTCACAGTGGGTGGCAAGCTTTTTGAGCGACCTTGAAGGGAAAGACGTTTTAGGCATCTTTGCAGAGGAAGAGGTCGGCGCCGACGGAGAAAAGAGGCGCTTTTTTAAGCGCGGTTACGATAAATTGATCCCAGGCAAGAAAATATTGATAGTTGAAGATATTCTTGCTACCGGCGGTTCAGTTAAGAAGGTCGTTGAGGCGGTTAAGGCTTTGGGCGGAGATATTGTCGGGTGTGCGGCGCTTGTGAACAGGGGCGGAGTTAAAGACGCGGACGTGGGCGCCGCAATAACGGCGCTTGTAAATATCTCGCTTGATGCCTATGATGAAGATAGGTGCCCATTATGTAAGTCGGGCGCCCCCATAAATACAGAAGTTGGAAAGGGTCGAGAATATATTGTCAAGAAGAGGCATGAAGTATGA